One genomic window of Punica granatum isolate Tunisia-2019 chromosome 1, ASM765513v2, whole genome shotgun sequence includes the following:
- the LOC116192367 gene encoding nuclear transcription factor Y subunit C-2-like: protein MRQAGTYSGILCGGISGKTGPHLLPLARIKKIMKRSSGNGGEEVKMISGEAPIVFSKACELFIEELTRRSWIMTVQGKRRTIHKDDVASAVVATDLFDFLVNLVDGSGRVGMASGKGDEGDHDLVVHDQTMSMATRTTSLVPRN, encoded by the coding sequence ATGAGGCAAGCGGGGACTTACTCAGGGATACTATGTGGTGGCATATCGGGGAAGACGGGGCCTCACCTGTTGCCGCTGGCAAGGATCAAGAAGATCATGAAGCGGTCGAGTGGCAACGGAGGTGAGGAGGTGAAGATGATAAGCGGGGAGGCCCCGATCGTGTTCTCAAAGGCGTGTGAGCTGTTCATCGAGGAGCTGACGAGGAGGTCATGGATAATGACCGTTCAAGGGAAGCGGAGGACGATCCACAAGGACGATGTAGCTTCGGCCGTCGTGGCAACTGACTTGTTCGACTTCCTGGTCAACTTGGTCGACGGCTCTGGTCGTGTTGGCATGGCTAGCGGCAAAGGTGATGAAGGCGATCATGATCTTGTTGTGCATGATCAGACGATGAGCATGGCGACGAGGACCACGAGTCTGGTACcaagaaactaa
- the LOC116188761 gene encoding myosin-16-like yields the protein MFRPARWRTDKSKIKAVFKLQFHATQVSLLGVDALTLSVVAGDTGKPTVRLEKAVIGDGGCRWESPVYETVKFSRDPKTGKLHERVYHFILSTGTGKSGFVGEVSVDFAEYSEATKASSVSLPIKNSNAKAALLHVSIQRQPDTVDQREVEENEGAKNKVRDRSLRSQFNNSDREEIIDGTSTEDVPALNQTIRNVVENGNFSTSSGSDHTTSSESSSGLNTPRENTARSNNIIQREPNGIFSSLSSVNLHHEPVTEGAIVVYEGYPKSQLEHSHSFSQDSEVSEEAGPGTELDRLRSKLSSLARQADLSDLELQTLRKQIVKESKRAQELSREVITLKEERDSLKGENRNLRAINERFEATKTKKSKLQYDGRDIQELFEELNYEKSLNSDLRLQLQKTQESNTELILAVRDLEEMLEKKDMEISNLGGKLGTSDEEDEEQKALEAIVRGQKDAKETYLLEQKILDLHGEVEIYRRDRDELEIQMEQLALDYEILKQKHHEISYKWEQSQLQEQLKLQYECCSFGNEKEWESKVARLESELQMRSEEFTESLATIIQLESKIKVLESELQTRSEEFTGSLAALSELKSKIQRLEGELQTKSDEFTDSLATISELESNVRRLEGELKMKSEELSDSLASRSELESKVERLEGEVKKRSEESSDSLATISELESKIERLEGEDKKMSEELSTSLATISELETQVKDLEEEMESRAQEFENDLRDVTRAKVKQEKRAISAEEALQKMRWKNFETADRLQEQFTKLSAQMASNFESNERVAIKAVREAAELRKANEKLQLMNNEYGIKVEELSREIQEKSKQLEVEIMRLGTEYDVLSARAGEAELAVEKGNAERSKLVSSIALLKKELEEKNVKVGALESELETLKIQCDELKGAVLEDEAEKESLRKEVLEVAEELKKKESALLIIEKKLEEGYLQNNKCSLVECSGNEEVTSLQEIIRILKGQIKERETELEGLENSFCEKDKEFTTKIVDLESRLEELQKGSKCLEGSTLANGQTDEIRTAGESGQIELEGLSTELAVLKEKNGLMEIELKEMQQKYSEISLRFAEVEGERQKLVMTVRYLKNARKK from the exons ATGTTCCGGCCGGCGAGATGGAGGACCGACAAGAGCAAGATCAAGGCCGTCTTCAAGCTCCAGTTCCACGCGACCCAG GTTTCATTGTTAGGAGTAGATGCTTTGACGTTGTCTGTAGTTGCCGGTGATACCGGAAAACCGACGGTGAGACTAGAGAAGGCTGTGATCGGAGATGGAGGCTGCAGATGGGAAAGTCCTGTTTATGAAACAGTGAAGTTCAGCCGAGACCCCAAAACCGGGAAACTTCACGAAAGAGTCTACCATTTTATCTTGTCTACG GGAACCGGCAAATCTGGTTTTGTTGGTGAGGTCTCGGTCGATTTTGCTGAGTACTCAGAAGCAACCAAGGCATCCTCTGTCTCCCTCCCGATAAAGAACTCGAACGCCAAAGCAGCATTGTTACAT GTTTCGATTCAAAGGCAGCCGGATACTGTTGATCAGAG AGAGGTTGAAGAGAATGAAGGTGCGAAAAATAAAGTTCGTGATCGGAGTTTGAGGTCCCAGTTTAACAACAGCGACAGAGAAGAAATCATAGACGGCACTTCCACTGAA GATGTGCCGGCACTTAATCAGACCATTCGCAATGTGGTAGAAAATGGTAATTTTAGCACATCCAGTGGGTCCGACCACACGACTAGTTCAGAGAGCAGTTCGGGACTGAACACACCGCGAGAAAATACAGCAAGAAGCAATAATATAATTCAGAGAGAGCCGAATGGCATCTTCTCATCTCTGAGCTCGGTAAACTTGCACCATGAACCGGTTACAGAAGGAGCAATAGTGGTATATGAAGGGTATCCAAAATCGCAGTTGGAGCATTCGCACAGTTTCAGTCAAGATAGTGAAGTGTCTGAGGAGGCAGGTCCAGGTACCGAGCTTGATCGGCTGAGGTCCAAGTTGTCTTCTCTGGCGAGACAGGCAGATTTGTCGGACTTGGAGTTGCAGACTCTCCGAAAGCAGATTGTGAAGGAGAGCAAGCGGGCCCAGGAGCTCTCTAGAGAAGTCATCACCCTGAAGGAGGAGAGGGACTCCTTAAAGGGAGAAAACAGGAACCTCAGGGCTATCAATGAGCGGTTTGAGGCGACAAAGACGAAGAAGAGCAAATTACAGTATGACGGTAGAGATATACAGGAACTTTTCGAAGAACTGAACTACGAGAAGAGCCTCAATTCTGACTTGAGGTTGCAGCTTCAGAAGACGCAGGAATCGAACACTGAGCTGATCCTTGCTGTGAGAGACCTTGAAGAGATGTTAGAGAAGAAGGATATGGAAATTTCCAATCTTGGTGGGAAATTAGGAACATCGGACGAGGAGGATGAAGAGCAGAAGGCATTGGAGGCGATTGTTAGAGGGCAGAAGGACGCCAAGGAGACTTACCTTCTCGAgcagaagattttggatctcCATGGCGAAGTTGAGATCTATCGAAGAGATAGAGATGAGCTAGAGATTCAGATGGAGCAGCTTGCTTTAGACTACGAGATTCTGAAGCAGAAGCATCATGAGATCTCGTATAAATGGGAGCAGAGTCAGCTCCAGGAACAGTTAAAACTTCAGTATGAGTGCTGTTCTTTCGGGAATGAGAAAGAGTGGGAGAGCAAGGTTGCGAGATTGGAGAGCGAACTTCAGATGAGATCGGAGGAATTTACTGAATCCTTGGCCACGATAATCCAGCTCGAGAGCAAGATCAAGGTCTTGGAGAGTGAACTTCAGACAAGATCAGAGGAATTCACTGGATCTTTAGCCGCATTAAGCGAGCTCAAGAGCAAGATTCAGAGGTTGGAGGGCGAACTTCAGACAAAGTCAGATGAATTCACTGATTCTTTGGCCACTATAAGCGAGCTCGAGAGCAATGTCAGGAGATTGGAAGGCGAACTTAAGATGAAATCAGAAGAACTCTCTGATTCTTTGGCCAGTAGAAGTGAGCTTGAGAGCAAGGTTGAGAGATTGGAGGGAGAAGTTAAGAAGAGGTCAGAGGAGTCCTCTGATTCTTTGGCCACTATAAGCGAGCTCGAAAGCAAGATCGAGAGATTAGAGGGCGAAGATAAAAAGATGTCAGAGGAACTGTCCACTTCTTTGGCCACTATAAGTGAGCTCGAGACCCAAGTGAAAgatttggaggaagaaatggaGAGTCGGGCCcaggaatttgaaaatgaCTTGAGAGATGTAACTCGTGCTAAAGTCAAGCAGGAGAAGAGAGCGATTTCTGCAGAGGAAGCCCTTCAGAAAATGAGGTGGAAAAACTTCGAAACCGCTGACAGGCTTCAGGAACAGTTTACAAAGCTTTCTGCACAAATGGCCTCAAACTTCGAATCGAACGAGAGAGTGGCTATCAAGGCAGTGCGAGAAGCTGCCGAGTTGCGAAAAGCTAATGAGAAGCTGCAGTTAATGAATAATGAATATGGAATCAAAGTAGAGGAACTATCTCGTGAAATACAAGAGAAGTCGAAGCAGCTCGAAGTTGAGATCATGAGGCTGGGTACAGAGTATGATGTGCTTTCTGCACGAGCAGGAGAGGCTGAGTTGGCAGTAGAAAAAGGGAATGCTGAGAGAAGCAAACTTGTGAGTTCCATAGCTTTGTTGAAAAAGGAGTTGGAGGAAAAGAATGTAAAGGTTGGGGCTCTAGAGTCGGAGCTGGAAACGTTGAAGATTCAGTGTGATGAGTTGAAGGGTGCTGTACTTGAAGATGAGGCTGAGAAGGAAAGTTTGAGGAAGGAGGTTTTGGAGGTGGCGGAAgaactgaagaagaaggaaagtgCGCTCTTGATTATCGAGAAGAAACTCGAGGAAGGCTATCTGCAAAACAATAAATGCTCGCTTGTTGAATGCAGCGGCAATGAGGAGGTCACAAGTCTTCAAGAAATAATAAGGATACTCAAG GgtcaaataaaagaaagggaGACTGAGCTAGAAGGCCTAGAGAATTCGTTCTGTGAGAAGGATAAAGAATTCACTACTAAAATCGTCGACTTGGAAAGCCGGTTGGAAGAGCTTCAAAAG GGTTCTAAGTGTTTGGAAGGATCCACGTTAGCAAATGGTCAAACTGATGAAATTAGAACAGCCGGAGAAAGCGG GCAAATCGAGCTTGAGGGTCTCTCAACTGAATTGGCTGTATTAAAGGAAAAGAATGGGTTGATGGAAATCGAACTGAAGGAAATGCAACAGAAATACTCCGAGATAAGCCTGAGGTTTGCAGAGGTTGAAGGCGAAAGGCAGAAGCTTGTCATGACGGTTCGATACCTGAAGAATGCCAGGAAGAAATGA
- the LOC116207155 gene encoding protein LURP-one-related 11-like, giving the protein SSSSSSNLSTKRESFTVWMKSLIMQGKGCTVFNEDGEVVYRMDNYDTRRSRKVYLMDLQGRVLFTIIKRKLRFFGRWEGYKSEKYSASGSHNKRTWFRVRKDCSILKKSLHCDVTTFCGKTQRSCYSIEGFTDKLEFNIKNSIGSVLAEVRRKQTTSGVCLGEDVLALVIEPQVDHSLIVALVAVYGSICHRM; this is encoded by the exons GAGTACCAAAAGAGAATCGTTCACTGTATGGATGAAATCCTTGATAATGCAAGGAAAAGGGTGCACTGTTTTTAACGAGGACGGTGAGGTTGTCTACCGCATGGATAATTACGACACGAGGCGGAGCAGGAAGGTCTATCTCATGGATCTCCAAGGCCGAGTCCTCTTCACTATAATTAAAAGG AAACTTCGGTTCTTCGGACGCTGGGAGGGCTATAAGTCGGAAAAATATTCTGCTTCGGGTTCACATAACAAGAGGACTTGGTTTCGTGTGAGGAAAGATTGCAGCATTCTCAAAAAAAGTTTGCACTGTGATGTAACCACATTCTGTGGTAAAACTCAAAGGAGCTGCTATAGCATAGAAGGTTTCACTGATAAGTTGGAGTTCAACATCAAGAATAGCATCGGATCGGTCCTTGCAGAG GTAAGGAGAAAGCAGACAACTTCAGGAGTTTGCTTAGGAGAGGATGTCTTGGCTCTGGTAATTGAGCCTCAGGTAGATCATTCCCTCATTGTGGCTCTGGTTGCTGTTTATGGATCAATATGCCATAGAATGTGA